The genomic interval CCATTGGCTAAGATTCAGCACAGGGCGAAGATATTTGGTCAGGTAAGGTCGAAATATAAGGATCAAAGGGAACGGAATGACGAATACTGTGATGAACGCTAAGGCGGTGATTCCATAAAAGATATGTTTGCCATGGAAACACTCAATGTCACCATTATGGAAGACCACTGTCCTCGATTCAAATTTGGCAAAACGGAGGATGTTAAGGGAAATATTGGTAGTGTCCGTATAACAAAATACAAGGATGGTGCAGACACCGCGAAAAGGGGCTGTGACAAGTCTGCTGAGGCAACAGTTTGGAAACCTTCTGACGAATTTGGAAAGTAAAATGATCATCAGCATACAGAAGAGTGGAACGGTATACATCAACATCAACTTATCTACTTCGTCCAAACGTTCAGCGACACACAGATTGCCCCCAAATTCAACTTTCGCTTTACTTAAAGAAATCAGGAATTCCGTGAAAGGATTAAACTCAAAGTTTTCCGGTGTTAACAGCTTCATAACATGGTATGAAAACAACCAAGCATTCAAGCAGCCAGTAAATGCGTCCAAATCTACGATTAGGATGAGCATCACAACTacgaggaaaaaaattccaaacgGAATCAAAAGAAGCAAGTGCCAGTTTGTGCAACCCAACTTACAGCTGTCACCTCCCAGAGAGCTGCTGTAATTTTCCTTGCATTGTCCACACAAAATGCTCTCCTGATCGCGTCCTTCCCCGCACATGTGACTTTTAAGGTATTGGTACTCCTTGAGCTTTATAACGTCTGAATTACAATGTCCAGTCGGACAAACATAAGTCACGAATTTTCCATCCACCACTCCAGCCCAATATCCTTGCTTCACCCACACGGTTTTGCCGTCAGAATCACAACGCGAAATGCCTCTGGTCTCAGCTGTGGGCTTCATGCAGACACATGTTGATGTTTCAGGAGAAAAATGAAAGCCTGGATAGCAGGTTCTGAAAGCACCTTTGATTTCCACTTCTTGCTTTCCGCCAAAACAGCTGAGTACCACAGAGTAGTTGCTGCCTTGTTCTCCAACTAAACGGATGCCGCTAAGACTTGCATTGGTTATTCGAAACAAAGATGAGCGATCAAGACGTTTTCCCGATGGCGTAACTGACGTGATTACCACATCACAAGTGCCTTGAAGATGATTGTGAACTTCGTCAAGTACGCGAACAGTTGGGTTAAATACCTCCCCAGGGGCAACCACCCAGTCTGTTTGATTGTATTGGATGTCCACTGGGTCCGTTGCAATTTCAGCCAAATTGAGTTTAGTCTTATTAGCCATCTCTAGAATGGATTTGCCATCGTGGACGCAAACGTTTCTTAGCGTAGAAACAAAGATAGAATTTCCTCTGACGGCTTTGTTGTCTTTAAATATGACTGAAATATTCACGTTATCAACAAATCGAAAGACGCAAGGAGAAGGCAATGGTTTTGAATTCATTATGCACAATGCGCCGCCTTCGTTTTCACAAGTGTTTCCTACGAAAGTGACGTTGGCATTTGGATAGGCAACGATTTCCGAAGATCCATATATTTTCAGTGCACCTCCATTGTATCCCAAGTTGTTGGCGAACTCTACATGGCCATACCCCAGCAAAGTTGATCCATCTAAAACTACCGCGGTCTTTTCATTTCGGCGAAAGTTAGTAGTGTCTTTGAAGATAAGAGGGACTCGTTCACTGTAAAGAGCCCCACTTTGCTTTGCATTGTTTGATTCAAACCGTGTGTCACCATCAATTTGAACACTAAATAGAACTCTCGATTCGAAATGGTCTTCAATCACGTGGTTTGAGAACAAATACATGGCTGCTCCCCAGTTCCCTGTGTTACTGTGCCAAGTGCATcgatgaaagaaaaagtgaatGGCAGAAGATTGTAAGTAATGCAATTGAATTAAAGTTCCATGCAGCGATACACCACCTCCCTCATCTGCCACGTTGTCTATAAACGAGcagtttgtaatgttaaatACGATTAAAGTATTGTCATGGCTTTGCAAGTTCGCAATGTAAGCTCCGCCGCCTTTCAACATTACTTTGTTACTCAAAAATATTGTGTCCGCAATTATGAATGAATGCTTTTCAGTATGGACATCCAGCTCCACGCGAAGACCTCCTCCGATTGACGCGCGATTATCCACAAACCTACATGCTGTGATATTTATAGTGGCATTTCTGCTATACTCTTTTAAGTACACTGACAAGCCGCTACCAAACTCCAATCTTCGATGTTGTAGTAGAGATTCTTGAGTCTTCACGTAGTTTGACACAAGTATTCCGTTCCTGGAAAAGGAGCAGTTATAAATCAAGTAATGGGTCTTGCCTTTATAAGATGCGTGCTCAACTGGCGTTACATTCACTGCTGTATCCGAGTCCTCTCGGTTTAAAATCACTTTAACACCGCCTCCCAACCACAGTTTCCTCACTAAAGAGTCATGCTCAGTTGTTGCATTGGAATAGCTTTCCTTTGAACCCCTATTGTCTGCAAACACACTGTTTATCAAACTAACGAAGGCTTCAACGTTAAACAAAGTAACCGCGTAATCTACAGAAAACGAAATTTCTACTTCGGAGATCCGGAGATTCGTGCATTTTTTCGCAAATAAGGCTGCCTTAAATTCACCAGAAAAAGGAGAACGGTGTGAAATATTGTGCAATCGGCCACACTTTTGTAACGTCACTCTCTCGAAATTAACCTTTTCGCACTGAATAAAGGAAAAGCCAGTGTTTACATTACATGTTATTTGAACATCGTGTCGAGTGGAACCACTTCCTACCAGGCTGAAGTATGCTTTTCTGGTCAAAGTAAAGTTTCTCTTCAAGGTGTAATTTCCACTTCCCAAGTTTATTTTCGATGAAGTAAACGATAAAGATAATGATAAGCCCTTGTCTATTGTCTTGCACGGGTTATTTTCATCACAGTCGCCGGAATCATTTCCGCCAGGCCAAACATAAATTTCCTTTACAGCAACGTTCACCTCCCAAAGCAAAAGTATTAGGATGCTTCCCAAACAAAATGGATGATAGAGCATTCTCTCAAAATGATTATCAGTTTGGAGAAACAATTATCCTTTTCAACAGCTTAAAAGACCAGTCGATGCCGACTAAGAAAAAGGTTTCAACCAAAATGGTGTGAGAATCATGTGAGTTAACGTGATATGTTAAGGGGTTATCTGTATGCACTTTGTATACGAGTCAGGTAGTTTTGTATAAAGCGTCAATGAAAACAcgatcattttcattaaaagaaacaTATATTTCCTCGCTAAAGAAGAGTGCACTCTGAAGTACAAGTACAGAACCTGTACGAAATAGCCGCAAAAGCATCTTTTCTGGAGTGTTTTCCAAATCAGAACTGTCAgttcttttttgaaaattaatcacGCTGTTTCTGAGAATTCTGACTTGTTTCTCTGTATCATATCATGTTATCGCATGTTTATATTTAGCTTTAGAAATAATCGagatagtacgcgcgctctcaCTGGTCGATAGGCGTGTTCACGGAGAAGTATGccaataaacaattaaaaaatcattcGGGTAAAAATTTGTTGAACTTgatgtagaaaaaaattgttaataactAAAAAATTCGATGTTGCTCAACGAAAGTGGAACATCCTCAACATAATGCGTGGATATTTAATGGGATATCTCACTTATTCCCAAACATTGATGCTTCACAGATACACACATACTGTTAAGCACGACCTGCAAGTCTTGAAATCATGCGATTTTCTCGTGAGCGCCATTCCTGTCACGTGAAGTTAGgcttttcttcaaaagtttacagaataaaaataaataatttacaacCATCCCTTTCAAAAGTGTGTGCAGATCGCGAGCACTAACCacgaaaaatatctttccattAGAGTTAAGAGAAAGGATTCCTAAAAATTTGTTATGTTAAACTTTGCAGATCAGAGAAGAAATCAAGGTTACGAATTACACTTTAGTAGTAAAAgcattgaatgttttttttttacataatcctaaacaataatatttgtataattggaaaaatatttaatttcaaagGTTCTTCCGTATCAGAGCAATAGATTGTATGCAAAACTCAAGACTTTTCCAATACTTTAATACCATGAGGGTCATTTAATAAGCATTAAATTGTCTAAACCCATAATATTAAGAAATAAGACCAAAATGCACTGCAAACTCACGGTTACTGCAATGCAATAcatgaatttaaagaaagcgacaaaacttttaagtctgtactacatgtttcgacagaaacttctctcatattcagttaattaatgtacaaagcgttggaagttgaattatacagtaagtagaacaatgctaattataATAAAtggtgacaacaagaaaagaggtatagcatgaaagtgtgagaattaaaaggacaattttagatttacatggttgcttcaaggatggttgttctctttgaatatgaatagcctcttttatcttgagttGAAAACCGGTAGAGGCGTGATCCAAAACATGGAATCTATCTGCTGAACACAAAACGTGACAATGCGCAGAATCTTGCAGATacttgaaaatgtgagaggcccTGTCACTGACTAAGTGCTCTCTAACACGTGTGGAAAAATGTCGGCACGTTTCACCGACGTAACAagcattacagccagcacatacAAACTCATAAACCACACGTGAACGCCGAGCCCGACAGACAAACTTATAAATTACACGTGAACGGAGCCTGTCAATACATACAATCACTACCCAGGCCTGTTCATTACAGGATGATAAGGATTCTAAAAATGCGGACATACATTTTACCTGCGG from Pocillopora verrucosa isolate sample1 chromosome 14, ASM3666991v2, whole genome shotgun sequence carries:
- the LOC131776460 gene encoding uncharacterized protein isoform X1, with protein sequence MLYHPFCLGSILILLLWEVNVAVKEIYVWPGGNDSGDCDENNPCKTIDKGLSLSLSFTSSKINLGSGNYTLKRNFTLTRKAYFSLVGSGSTRHDVQITCNVNTGFSFIQCEKVNFERVTLQKCGRLHNISHRSPFSGEFKAALFAKKCTNLRISEVEISFSVDYAVTLFNVEAFVSLINSVFADNRGSKESYSNATTEHDSLVRKLWLGGGVKVILNREDSDTAVNVTPVEHASYKGKTHYLIYNCSFSRNGILVSNYVKTQESLLQHRRLEFGSGLSVYLKEYSRNATINITACRFVDNRASIGGGLRVELDVHTEKHSFIIADTIFLSNKVMLKGGGAYIANLQSHDNTLIVFNITNCSFIDNVADEGGGVSLHGTLIQLHYLQSSAIHFFFHRCTWHSNTGNWGAAMYLFSNHVIEDHFESRVLFSVQIDGDTRFESNNAKQSGALYSERVPLIFKDTTNFRRNEKTAVVLDGSTLLGYGHVEFANNLGYNGGALKIYGSSEIVAYPNANVTFVGNTCENEGGALCIMNSKPLPSPCVFRFVDNVNISVIFKDNKAVRGNSIFVSTLRNVCVHDGKSILEMANKTKLNLAEIATDPVDIQYNQTDWVVAPGEVFNPTVRVLDEVHNHLQGTCDVVITSVTPSGKRLDRSSLFRITNASLSGIRLVGEQGSNYSVVLSCFGGKQEVEIKGAFRTCYPGFHFSPETSTCVCMKPTAETRGISRCDSDGKTVWVKQGYWAGVVDGKFVTYVCPTGHCNSDVIKLKEYQYLKSHMCGEGRDQESILCGQCKENYSSSLGGDSCKLGCTNWHLLLLIPFGIFFLVVVMLILIVDLDAFTGCLNAWLFSYHVMKLLTPENFEFNPFTEFLISLSKAKVEFGGNLCVAERLDEVDKLMLMYTVPLFCMLMIILLSKFVRRFPNCCLSRLVTAPFRGVCTILVFCYTDTTNISLNILRFAKFESRTVVFHNGDIECFHGKHIFYGITALAFITVFVIPFPLILIFRPYLTKYLRPVLNLSQWNPYFDTLQRCFKDRYRWCAGFYFISRLGILLIYTFVPMGPVKKLLLAIVCILNLLIFAFLRPYREACDEEETGNSYSCMNILDVSLLTALCFISVFSIPFDNSDAAAQEDKWFFTTALNILSFTPVLMLTVTVALCAQRKCHLFNRGGVEPLEFEGSKTASLSMSCELSISRQRIGRENNLSGGTQTTHSLYGSLDGRTILEKYTDTR